The following are encoded in a window of Amycolatopsis lexingtonensis genomic DNA:
- a CDS encoding class I SAM-dependent methyltransferase, producing the protein MEEKDFAAHLTATMTGSALTMLIGVGHRTGLFAAAARGPATSAGLAERAGLQERYVREWLGAMVTGGIFTHEAGEYTFPPEHAKFLLGETASNLMPSLLTLSAFTGILPDLERAFAEGGGVPREAYGPYLETLGAKTGDSWKHIYREHLVDGFFGAVPGLNERLTAGARVLDLGCGTGNAIAVAARAFPASRFTGIDINPGVVEQAWELTADLPNAEFAVGDAAELTADPPYDVITAFDAVHDQDRPDVVLRRIRGALAPDGLFFMVDTNFSSDVAKNVGNPLAALCYSISLMYCTTTSLAEGGAALGAMWGTEKAREMLADAGFRHVEVLGSPRPQNCVYACRP; encoded by the coding sequence ATGGAGGAAAAGGACTTCGCCGCCCACCTGACGGCGACCATGACCGGCAGCGCGCTCACCATGCTGATCGGCGTCGGCCACCGCACCGGGCTCTTCGCGGCCGCCGCGCGTGGGCCCGCCACCAGTGCCGGGCTGGCCGAGCGGGCCGGGCTCCAAGAGCGTTACGTCCGCGAGTGGCTCGGGGCCATGGTCACCGGCGGCATCTTCACTCACGAAGCCGGCGAGTACACCTTCCCGCCCGAGCACGCGAAGTTCCTCCTCGGCGAAACGGCATCGAACCTGATGCCGTCCCTGCTCACCCTCAGCGCGTTCACCGGCATCCTTCCCGACCTGGAACGCGCGTTCGCCGAGGGCGGCGGCGTCCCGCGCGAGGCGTATGGGCCCTACCTCGAGACCCTCGGCGCGAAAACCGGCGACAGCTGGAAGCACATCTACCGCGAACACCTCGTCGACGGCTTCTTCGGCGCGGTCCCCGGCCTCAACGAGCGGCTCACCGCCGGGGCACGGGTGCTCGACCTCGGCTGCGGCACCGGCAACGCCATCGCCGTTGCCGCGCGGGCGTTTCCCGCGTCGCGGTTCACCGGGATCGACATCAACCCCGGGGTCGTCGAGCAGGCCTGGGAGCTCACCGCGGACCTGCCGAACGCCGAGTTCGCCGTCGGGGACGCCGCCGAGCTCACCGCCGATCCGCCGTACGACGTGATCACCGCCTTCGACGCCGTGCACGACCAGGACCGGCCGGACGTCGTGCTGCGGCGGATCCGCGGCGCATTGGCGCCGGACGGCCTCTTCTTCATGGTGGACACGAACTTCTCCAGCGACGTCGCCAAGAACGTCGGCAACCCGCTCGCCGCGCTGTGCTACTCGATCAGCCTGATGTACTGCACGACGACGTCGCTGGCCGAAGGCGGCGCCGCGCTGGGCGCCATGTGGGGCACCGAAAAAGCCCGCGAAATGCTCGCGGACGCGGGGTTCCGGCACGTCGAAGTGCTCGGGTCCCCGCGTCCGCAGAACTGCGTTTACGCCTGCCGGCCTTGA
- a CDS encoding IS3 family transposase: protein MKTQVIATLKAEYPLAVLLAAAGLARSTFFYHQARLTRPDPQVELKAAVTEQFEAARGRYGHRRVHAMLRRGGWRVAKKTVLKLMNMLGLFCQVRRPRRYRSWLGQIGTVAANVLDRQFTAAAPDTKWVTDVTEFRIGDRKVYLSPVIDLFDRSVIAYSHGPSPSLELTNSSLRAAIATLDGAARPLVHSDQGFQYQHVSWRRLIEDAGLAQSMSRRANCLDNSMAENFFGHLKEELFHHNSFDTVEEFTAELDEYIDWYNTIRISTTLEGLSPAEYRAQALKP from the coding sequence GTGAAAACCCAGGTCATCGCCACCCTCAAGGCCGAGTATCCGCTGGCGGTGCTGCTGGCGGCCGCCGGGCTGGCACGCTCGACGTTCTTCTACCACCAGGCCCGGCTGACCCGGCCCGACCCGCAGGTCGAGCTGAAGGCGGCGGTCACCGAGCAGTTCGAGGCCGCCCGCGGCCGCTACGGGCATCGGCGTGTGCACGCGATGCTGCGCCGCGGGGGCTGGCGGGTAGCCAAGAAAACGGTGTTGAAGCTGATGAACATGCTGGGCCTGTTCTGCCAGGTCCGGCGGCCGCGCCGCTATCGGTCCTGGCTCGGGCAGATCGGCACGGTCGCGGCCAACGTGCTGGATCGCCAGTTCACCGCGGCGGCTCCGGACACGAAATGGGTCACCGACGTGACCGAGTTCCGTATCGGCGACCGCAAGGTCTACCTGTCCCCGGTGATCGACTTGTTCGACCGATCCGTGATCGCCTACAGCCATGGCCCGTCCCCGAGTTTGGAACTGACGAACTCGTCGCTGCGCGCGGCGATCGCGACCCTCGACGGCGCCGCCAGGCCGTTGGTGCACTCCGACCAGGGGTTCCAGTACCAGCACGTCTCCTGGCGGAGGTTGATCGAGGACGCGGGCCTGGCCCAGTCGATGTCCCGGCGAGCGAACTGCCTGGACAACTCCATGGCCGAGAACTTCTTCGGTCATTTGAAGGAAGAACTGTTCCACCACAACAGCTTCGACACCGTCGAGGAGTTCACCGCCGAGCTGGACGAGTACATCGACTGGTACAACACGATCCGCATCTCGACCACGCTTGAAGGCCTGAGCCCGGCCGAATACCGAGCCCAGGCCCTCAAGCCCTAG
- a CDS encoding exo-alpha-sialidase, translated as MNLTRIARGLLAGLLGCAAVAVPAAIGTATAQADVSSTLVFNKNTEGHDCYRIPTVVKANNGDLLAFAEGRNGGASFCNDLGEIDLVMKRSTDGGKTWSALQTVIKANGDTKGNPAPIVIPGSNRIVLLSTMQCYTNPSCGRVPRVSISEDNGKTWGAPRVLTTELGFASAPGWLATGPSHGIVLTRGAHAGRLVAGVSWTISGKNTGALVYSDDQGGTWHRGATDSPTTAINPQEISVTELLDGRVYAAARNQANDDDKCLEGGTRNRAFAISSDGGASFSSKFAFATDLVAPTVQGSTARMSASDTGGKYNRVVFAAPSTCDRRKELRVHSSFDEGANWTGTAGSLLVWGQDAAYSDMVQLSQASVGVLFEAGPEFHANDTIRFATVSDAALGAPACGLGYGVIDSAPLGTAGTAYLSYNSATGKNCVSAMKSASAGTATQTSAYLEVQGSTRLTDSGAFSYFAGPVSAAAADKCVKWGGAADGQAYNSEFEHCG; from the coding sequence GTGAACCTCACCCGGATCGCCAGAGGCCTCCTGGCCGGGCTGCTGGGGTGCGCCGCCGTGGCCGTCCCCGCGGCCATCGGCACCGCCACCGCGCAGGCCGACGTCAGCAGCACCTTGGTGTTCAACAAGAACACCGAAGGCCACGACTGCTACCGCATCCCGACCGTCGTCAAGGCGAACAACGGCGACCTGCTCGCCTTCGCCGAGGGCCGCAACGGCGGCGCCAGCTTCTGCAACGACCTCGGCGAAATCGACCTCGTCATGAAGCGCTCCACCGACGGCGGCAAGACGTGGAGCGCGCTGCAGACGGTCATCAAGGCCAACGGCGACACCAAGGGCAACCCGGCGCCGATCGTCATCCCGGGCAGCAACCGGATCGTGCTGCTGTCCACCATGCAGTGCTACACCAACCCTTCGTGCGGCCGCGTCCCGCGCGTGTCGATCAGCGAGGACAACGGCAAGACGTGGGGCGCGCCGCGCGTGCTGACCACGGAGCTCGGGTTCGCGAGCGCCCCGGGCTGGCTCGCCACCGGGCCGTCGCACGGGATCGTGCTCACCCGCGGCGCGCACGCCGGGCGGCTCGTCGCCGGGGTCAGCTGGACGATCAGCGGCAAGAACACCGGCGCGCTGGTCTACAGCGACGACCAGGGCGGCACGTGGCACCGCGGCGCGACCGACTCGCCGACCACCGCCATCAACCCGCAGGAAATCAGCGTCACCGAGCTGCTCGACGGCCGGGTCTACGCCGCCGCGCGCAACCAGGCCAACGACGACGACAAGTGCCTGGAGGGCGGCACGCGCAACCGCGCCTTCGCGATCAGCTCGGACGGCGGCGCGAGCTTCAGTTCCAAGTTCGCCTTCGCCACCGATCTCGTCGCGCCGACCGTCCAGGGCTCGACGGCGCGGATGAGCGCCTCCGACACCGGCGGCAAGTACAACCGGGTGGTGTTCGCCGCACCGTCCACTTGCGACCGTCGCAAGGAGCTGCGGGTGCACTCGTCGTTCGACGAGGGCGCGAACTGGACCGGCACCGCGGGCAGCCTGCTCGTGTGGGGCCAGGACGCGGCGTACTCCGACATGGTGCAGCTGTCCCAGGCGTCGGTCGGCGTGCTGTTCGAAGCCGGTCCGGAGTTCCACGCCAACGACACGATCCGCTTCGCCACGGTGTCCGACGCCGCGCTGGGCGCCCCGGCCTGCGGACTCGGTTACGGCGTCATCGATTCGGCGCCGCTCGGCACGGCGGGCACGGCTTACCTGTCGTACAACTCCGCCACCGGAAAGAACTGCGTCAGCGCGATGAAGAGCGCCAGCGCCGGGACGGCCACGCAGACCTCGGCCTACCTGGAGGTCCAAGGCTCGACGCGGCTCACCGACTCGGGCGCGTTCTCCTACTTCGCCGGCCCGGTCTCCGCCGCGGCGGCGGACAAGTGCGTGAAGTGGGGCGGCGCGGCCGACGGCCAGGCCTACAACAGCGAGTTCGAACACTGCGGCTGA
- a CDS encoding PadR family transcriptional regulator, with product MHGEPGLHGLFGREPGGLGHEPGLHGLPGHGPGVHGGPGLHGHEPGGHGGPGHGPGPHGMPGHGPGPHGVPGHEDWDGGPELARGGPPGGFPPQPPQPPGFPGFPGGPGSFGGPGGWGGGGPWQRVREFRGGRPPARPVRPAVLALLAEEPMHGYQLMQEIRRRTNERWRPSPGSVYPILQQLEDEGLVHTVETAGRRVAELTDAGREHVAGREVEFAELWAEPEEEPNADRFATLWHALGELSGAAAQVGHSGTEAQVAEVKKILADARRRVYAVLADAGLEDEEA from the coding sequence ATGCACGGTGAGCCGGGTCTGCACGGCTTGTTCGGCCGCGAACCGGGCGGGCTGGGCCACGAGCCGGGGCTCCACGGGCTGCCCGGCCACGGGCCCGGGGTGCACGGCGGACCCGGCTTGCACGGCCACGAGCCGGGCGGTCACGGCGGACCGGGGCACGGACCGGGTCCGCACGGGATGCCGGGACACGGGCCGGGTCCGCACGGAGTGCCGGGGCACGAGGACTGGGACGGTGGGCCGGAACTGGCGCGCGGGGGTCCGCCGGGCGGGTTCCCGCCCCAGCCGCCGCAGCCGCCGGGCTTTCCCGGGTTCCCAGGTGGCCCCGGCTCGTTCGGCGGCCCGGGTGGCTGGGGCGGTGGCGGCCCGTGGCAGCGGGTCCGGGAGTTCCGCGGCGGGCGGCCCCCGGCGCGTCCGGTGCGTCCGGCCGTGCTGGCGCTGCTCGCCGAGGAGCCGATGCACGGCTACCAGCTGATGCAGGAGATCCGCCGCCGCACGAACGAGCGGTGGCGGCCCAGCCCCGGCTCGGTGTACCCGATCCTGCAGCAGCTGGAGGACGAAGGCCTGGTCCACACGGTCGAGACGGCAGGCCGCCGCGTCGCCGAGCTGACCGACGCGGGCCGCGAGCACGTCGCCGGGCGGGAGGTGGAGTTCGCCGAGCTGTGGGCCGAGCCCGAGGAGGAGCCCAACGCCGATCGCTTCGCGACGCTCTGGCACGCCTTGGGCGAGCTGTCGGGCGCGGCCGCCCAGGTGGGGCACAGCGGCACCGAGGCCCAGGTGGCCGAGGTGAAGAAGATCCTCGCCGACGCCCGGCGCCGGGTGTACGCGGTACTGGCCGACGCGGGCCTCGAGGACGAGGAAGCCTGA
- a CDS encoding ESX secretion-associated protein EspG, giving the protein MPVFDEPVVLPRPAFLTAWRLLDLGEPPAALGTGHHHWVREDAAAELEQRTMSTLTRLGLARNDRLNGLWRTSLRTLAHADHEFYSWTTRRDGGHGAVLVAARGEDAIRLVADDVAVLVEPVRPIRLATSLLDGLPELDGADVPDRVQPADAEPLHEPREAVHQLYTARRHRGVRIRSNPATLLDLDRGRVLTYPAGEDAVVVAPGTPRLIIALLNETHAGLA; this is encoded by the coding sequence ATGCCCGTCTTCGACGAACCCGTCGTCCTGCCCCGGCCGGCGTTCCTCACCGCCTGGCGCCTGCTGGACCTCGGCGAACCACCCGCGGCACTCGGCACCGGCCACCACCACTGGGTCCGCGAAGACGCCGCGGCCGAGCTGGAGCAGCGCACGATGAGCACGCTCACCCGCCTCGGGCTCGCGCGCAACGACCGCCTCAACGGGCTCTGGCGCACGTCCCTGCGCACCCTCGCGCACGCCGACCACGAGTTCTACTCCTGGACGACGCGCCGCGACGGCGGGCACGGCGCGGTCCTGGTCGCGGCGCGCGGCGAGGACGCGATCCGGCTGGTCGCCGACGACGTGGCGGTGCTCGTCGAACCCGTGCGCCCCATCCGGCTCGCGACCAGCCTCCTCGACGGCCTGCCCGAGCTCGACGGCGCCGACGTCCCGGACCGGGTGCAGCCTGCGGACGCCGAACCGCTGCACGAACCGCGCGAAGCGGTCCACCAGCTCTACACCGCGCGGCGCCACCGCGGGGTCCGGATCCGCTCGAACCCGGCCACCTTGCTCGACCTCGACCGCGGCCGCGTGCTGACGTACCCGGCCGGCGAGGACGCCGTCGTGGTGGCGCCGGGCACCCCGCGGCTGATCATCGCCCTGCTGAACGAGACGCACGCCGGGCTGGCCTGA
- a CDS encoding M14 family zinc carboxypeptidase translates to MASRSLSRLALAATGVLLTTLLGGTATAQPADTPVFWRVSATAAQAQALTEAGFDVEEGDAGAVYVVGGQGVANQLRARGYRPSFFDTVYKELPAETNKLAADTYYGGYRTVTAHENHLAQVASAHPDLATKYTIGQSWKKTKGQGGHDVQALCLTKKQAGDCTLSTTSPKPKFFLMAQIHARELSTGELAWRWIDYLADGYATDATAKSILDTTEVWVVPIANPDGVDIVASGGNSPKLQRKNADNSRGSCTGTNIGIDLNRNSTFKWGGDSNSACSETYQGVSAGSEPETQALEKLARAIFPDQRGTGNNDPAPATAKGTMITLHSYGNDIIIPWGFTQDTSPNDAQYRKLGAKYAASNGYLVGTNEETVGYDTTGTTDDFTYGELGVASVTFEVGSSSGTCGGFLPKYTCVDSTFWPKNKGALITAAKAAAAPYQQ, encoded by the coding sequence ATGGCGTCAAGGTCCCTGTCCCGGCTCGCCCTCGCGGCGACCGGCGTCCTGCTCACCACCCTGCTCGGGGGCACCGCCACCGCGCAGCCGGCGGACACGCCGGTCTTCTGGCGCGTGTCGGCCACGGCCGCCCAGGCGCAGGCGCTGACCGAAGCCGGCTTCGACGTCGAAGAAGGCGACGCGGGTGCCGTGTACGTCGTCGGTGGCCAGGGCGTCGCGAACCAACTGCGGGCGCGGGGCTACCGGCCGTCGTTCTTCGACACCGTCTACAAGGAACTCCCCGCCGAGACGAACAAGCTGGCGGCCGACACCTACTACGGCGGGTACCGGACGGTCACCGCGCACGAGAACCACCTCGCGCAGGTCGCTTCCGCGCACCCGGACCTGGCCACGAAGTACACGATCGGCCAGTCGTGGAAGAAGACCAAGGGCCAGGGCGGTCACGACGTCCAGGCGCTCTGCCTGACGAAGAAGCAGGCCGGCGACTGCACGCTGTCGACGACGTCGCCGAAGCCGAAGTTCTTCCTGATGGCCCAGATCCACGCGCGCGAGCTGTCCACCGGCGAGCTCGCCTGGCGCTGGATCGACTACCTCGCCGACGGCTACGCCACCGACGCCACCGCGAAGTCCATTTTGGACACCACCGAGGTGTGGGTGGTGCCGATCGCCAACCCCGACGGCGTCGACATCGTCGCCTCCGGCGGCAACTCGCCCAAGCTGCAGCGCAAGAACGCCGACAACTCGCGGGGAAGCTGCACGGGCACGAACATCGGCATCGACCTCAACCGCAACTCCACGTTCAAGTGGGGCGGCGACTCCAACTCCGCCTGCTCGGAGACCTACCAGGGCGTGAGCGCGGGTTCCGAGCCGGAGACGCAGGCGCTGGAGAAGCTGGCCCGCGCGATCTTCCCGGACCAGCGCGGCACCGGGAACAACGACCCCGCGCCGGCCACCGCCAAGGGCACGATGATCACGCTGCACAGCTACGGCAACGACATCATCATCCCGTGGGGCTTCACCCAGGACACCTCGCCGAACGACGCGCAGTACCGCAAGCTCGGCGCGAAGTACGCGGCGTCCAACGGCTACCTCGTCGGCACCAACGAGGAAACCGTCGGCTACGACACGACCGGCACCACCGACGACTTCACCTACGGCGAACTCGGCGTCGCCAGCGTGACGTTCGAGGTCGGCAGCTCGAGCGGCACCTGCGGTGGCTTCCTGCCGAAGTACACCTGCGTCGACAGCACGTTCTGGCCGAAGAACAAGGGCGCGCTGATCACGGCCGCGAAGGCCGCGGCGGCGCCGTACCAGCAGTAG
- a CDS encoding STAS domain-containing protein — MVRPDDEQHRALVAALREWARGVDSVPYPAKLDIDALLDRHYESRPQAPPAASLVLTATSETTVVAVTGDIDLACGDRLRDRLAEEIGLAPRGLVLDLTGVRHCSARGVALLHEVAGRALRTGVPFALAGCPAVVRRAIETLRLSPPLPLHLTAADAVEWLGILARLRAADAT; from the coding sequence ATGGTCCGCCCCGACGACGAACAGCACCGCGCTCTGGTCGCGGCGCTGCGGGAGTGGGCGCGCGGGGTCGATTCCGTTCCCTACCCCGCCAAGCTCGACATCGACGCGCTGCTGGACCGCCACTACGAGAGCCGGCCGCAAGCGCCGCCCGCCGCGTCGCTGGTGCTCACCGCGACCTCCGAAACCACCGTCGTCGCCGTTACCGGGGACATCGACCTGGCCTGCGGAGACCGGCTGCGCGACCGGCTCGCCGAAGAGATCGGGCTGGCCCCGCGGGGACTCGTCCTGGACCTGACCGGGGTGCGCCACTGCTCCGCGCGCGGGGTGGCGCTCCTGCACGAGGTGGCCGGCCGCGCCCTGCGCACCGGCGTCCCGTTCGCCCTGGCCGGCTGTCCCGCGGTGGTGCGGCGGGCGATCGAGACCCTCCGGCTGAGCCCGCCGCTGCCGCTGCACCTCACCGCGGCAGACGCCGTCGAATG
- a CDS encoding helix-turn-helix domain-containing protein, with amino-acid sequence MSEQQRESAVALFEAGYGAKVVATRLGVSPMAVRRLRDRWRLRSAGALMREPGKRSFTFEFKREVVRRFVDGEASAMELAREHDLSSPKLVENWVRVYRREGEDALRPKPKGRPGKPVDPAGLSELDRLRQENLELSAKVALLEKLRALKEQGRG; translated from the coding sequence TTGTCTGAGCAGCAGCGGGAGTCCGCTGTTGCGTTGTTCGAGGCCGGGTATGGCGCGAAGGTGGTCGCGACCCGGTTGGGCGTGTCGCCGATGGCGGTGCGACGCTTGCGTGATCGTTGGAGGTTGCGGAGCGCGGGAGCGCTGATGAGGGAGCCGGGTAAGCGGTCGTTCACCTTCGAGTTCAAGCGTGAGGTCGTGCGCCGGTTCGTCGATGGTGAGGCGTCGGCGATGGAGCTGGCGCGTGAGCATGATCTGTCGTCGCCGAAGCTGGTGGAAAACTGGGTCAGGGTGTACCGGCGTGAGGGCGAGGACGCGTTGCGGCCCAAGCCGAAAGGCCGGCCGGGCAAGCCGGTTGACCCAGCCGGGCTCAGCGAGCTGGATCGCCTGCGGCAGGAGAACCTGGAGTTGTCGGCGAAGGTGGCGTTGCTGGAAAAATTGCGGGCCTTGAAGGAGCAGGGGCGAGGGTGA